The Arachis hypogaea cultivar Tifrunner chromosome 16, arahy.Tifrunner.gnm2.J5K5, whole genome shotgun sequence genome contains a region encoding:
- the LOC140180093 gene encoding uncharacterized protein: MPLYAKFLKELITRTRNCGDKETVVLTEECSAIIQKKLPQKMKDPVSFQIPCIIGDISIEKALCDLGASINLMSLAMMKRMRIKEAKLTRMALQLADRTFKFPHGVVEDLLVKVEEFIFPADFVVLDMEKEANTSIILGRPFLATARVIIDVQKGELVLRLHEEEMVFNVFKAMSYPKESIGEYMMVDTIETLVQGVLEKDKLKEVVEQDQQALGGEQPQEFIKGSIMLDKASKKEVEAPKVELKTLLPSLKLIRWILLLQEFNIEIKDRSGAENKVADHLSRIPNEENEAHSLEVNESFSDEQLMMIQEAPWFADIANFKAIGELPSNINKHLKRKLINDAKYYIWDEPYLFKSGERTAHKMLQYGFFWPKIFKDAKELVARCNECQRAGNLPKKNEMPQRFIMELELFDVWGIDSMGPFPSSYSNKYILVAVDYVSKWVEAIATSIIDNKVVINFLRKNIFSRFGVLRALISDGGTHFRNKQLETLLLKYGVKHKMLNFDNQAAGERRLLQLNELEEFKTQAYENAKIYKEKTTKWYDQKLARREFVEGQKVLLYNLRLKFFPRKLKSRWSGPFTIVKASPYGHVELMNEKTQRTFTVNGHRLKHCSGDSLEEQRVNYNLS; the protein is encoded by the exons atgccactctatgccaagtttttaAAAGAGCTCATAACAAGGACAAGAAACTGTGGAGACAAGGAAACTGTGGTGCTCAcggaggaatgtagtgccatcatacaaaagaagcttccCCAAAAGATGAAGGACCCTGTGAGCTTTCAaattccctgcatcataggggatataAGCATTGAGAAGGCATTGTGTGATCTGGGAGCTAGCATTAACCTCATGTCCTTGGCCATGATGAAAAGAATGAGAATTAAAGAGGCTAAACTAACAAGAATGGCCCTTCAATTAGCTGACAGAACATTCAAATTCCCTCATGGGGTGGTAGAAGACTTATTGGTGAAAGTGGAAGAATTCAtattcccagcagactttgttgTGCTTGATATGGAGAAAGAGGCTAACACATCAATTATCTTAGGAAGACCATTTTTAGCCACTGCTAGAGTCATAATTGATGTACAAAAGGGAGAGTTAGTCTTAAGATTACATGAAGAAGAGATGGTGTTTAATGTTTTTAAAGCAATGAGCTACCCAAAGGAGTCTATTGGGGAGTACATGATGGTGGATACAATAGAGACACTAGTCCAAGGAGTTTTGGAGAAAGACAAATTGAAAGAAGTAGTAGAGCAAGATCAACAAGCATTAGGTGGTGAACAACCACAAGAGTTCATAAAAGGCTCAATCATGTTGGACAAGGCAAGCAAAAAGGAAGTGGAAGCACCAAAAGTGGAGTTGAAGACCCTGCTTCCAAGTTTAAA ATTGATAAGATGGATCTTGTTACTCCAAGAATTCAACATTGAAATCAAGGATAGAAGTGGAGCAGAGAATAAGGTGGCTGACCATCTATCAAGGATACCAAATGAGGAGAATGAGGCACACAGCCTTGAGGTGAATGAAAGTTTTTCGGATGAACAGTTGATGATGATCCAAGAAgccccatggtttgcagatatagcTAATTTCAAAGCCATTGGGGAACTACCTTCTAATATCAATAAGCACTTGAAAAGGAAGCTCATTAATGATGCCAAATATTACATTTGGGATGAGCCTTACCTCTTCAAAAG tGGAGAAAGGACTGCACACAAGATGTTGCAGTATGGATTCTTTTGGCCTAAAATATTCAAGGATGCAAAGGAGTTAGTGGCAAGGTGCAATGAGTGTCAAAGAGCTGGCAACCTACCCAAGAAGAATGAAATGCCACAAAGATTCATCATGGAATTAGAATTATTTGATGTTTGGGGGATTGATTCTATGGGACCTTTCCCATCCTCATACTCAAACAAGTACATATTAGTGGCTGTGgactatgtgtccaaatgggtagaagccatagctaCATCAATAATTGACAACAAAGTGGTGATCAATTTCTTGAGGAAGAACATATTTAGCCGGTTTGGGGTTCTAAGAGCTCTTATAAGTGATGGAGGAACCCATTTTCGCAACAAACAACTTGAGACACTCCTCCTAAAATATGGTGTCAAGCACAAG ATGTTGAACTTTGACAatcaagctgctggagaaagaaggttGCTGCAGCTCAATGAGTTGGAAGAATTCAAAACTCAAGCCTATGAGAATGCTAAGATTTATAAGGAGAAAACAACGAAATGGTATGATCAAAAGCTGGCAAGAAGAGAGTTTGTAGAAGGTCAAAAGGTGTTGCTATACAACTTAAGGCTCAAGTTTTTCCCAAGAAAGCTGAAATCAAGATGGTCTGGACCCTTCACCATAGTCAAGGCCTCTccttatggtcatgtggagcttaTGAATGAGAAAACTCAGAGGACTTTCACTGTCAATGGCCACAGACTTAAGCACTGCTCGGGAGATTCACTAGAGGAGCAAAGGGTGAACTATAACCTCAGCTGA